In Anolis carolinensis isolate JA03-04 chromosome 4, rAnoCar3.1.pri, whole genome shotgun sequence, the genomic window TATTAATAACAAACTATCATCTGAGTCAAACTAAGTTTCAGAATAATTAGTTATGTATCTTTACAAAAATTATAAATTACTCCTTAAAGGGAACCCATTTAGAAAATGACTCACCCATTATTCATAACACTTGATTTTGTTTAGTAAAATAAACTCCTTGTAGCCATTTCGTATCCCAAAGGGATGCATTGCATGGTAACAAGGGAATCTAGTAATTCCCTTTCCAAATGAAATTAAAGACTTCAACATTTGATCGTCAgaggaaaaatggaatgaaaaccaCAATTACAATTGTGAGCAAAATTACCTGATTCGCCTCTGAatcttgttcatgtttcttcagGAATCTGGTTTTTCTGGCTGAATCTAGATGGTGATTAAGGTTCCCTCTTCAATACTTTTGAGAAAAGGATAATTAATACATAATTGCATGTGTTGTTATATCTGCATAGAAGATCATGTAGGTATagtttgttattgtttattcgtgtaattgcttctgactctttgtgacctcacggaccagcccacggcagagctccctgtcggtagtcaccacccccagctccttcaaggtcaaaccagtcacttcaaggataccatccatccatcttggccttggttggcccttcttcctttttccttcaatttgggAAGTTAAATAGAACGACAACCTATATCACCAATTGGCTTGTGTTATTGCTCCTTTTGCTTCCCAGGTGGTCATAGTTAACAGATAACTTCAAGATCCTGCACTTCCCAGCCGTCCAAattaattttctttctcttttcttctcattCTATTTCCACTTCTTCTAGCTCCGtcttcctccctttttcttcctctgctcctcaGAAATCCATGAAGACATGACTGAAACATTAGCATCGTTAGTGCTAATATTAAGTTCTACTAATGCTATAGATCTAACATGCATAGAACAGGCTTACTCTACTTCCATTTCCCTtgtttcttgttgtgtgccttcaagtcatttccaacttgtcATGCcttatcatggtgttttcttgatGTGATTTGTTCAAAGTAGGGACTATCtttgtctgaggctgagagaacattGGCTCAAGGCTACCTAGTGAGTTTACATAGATGAGTGAAGATtaaaaccctagtctccagtgcTGTGGCCCAACATTTAGACCAGCACATCATGCTGGCACTATTGAAATAAAtaccaaaaaagaaaatagaaaatggaTTCCCTGGAACTataaagacaagtatccactattacagtaatacagaaatcattaaacctaaatttagttcaatacaacaatgtgaaaacagatacaaaatgcGTTGttaatcaaacaaaggactgttacattcacagcagaaacaatatttttctcttgaaggatgaattgaAATAAATCTCTCTCCCCAAATTACATAATACTCCTTCACATTGTTTTATTGTACATGATTTGCATATCATGCAGAGAAGTTCCTATTCTTTTAAGTAGGATTTAGAAACATTACTTCTTTTGGACTGTGGCACCCACCATGACTTAGCTTTTGTTCTTACATGTACATAGTCTCCCTTTAGTTTTTGCTAGATTAAAAATGTTATATACTCCCAGAAAAAATTACTGTGTCAGACAACAAAAGCCATCACAATACTTTCTCAGCCTGACGTTTCACAGGATTGAGAAATTCCTACCTATGAACCTGAAGAATGTTGGGCTAGCTAACCAAAATGATATTTTGCAGTGATTTGTGGAAAAGCCAACTTGGCATCTCTTAAAAAGAGCTGATTTCTTTCAACAGACACAGTAAACAACAGAAGATCATATATGCTTCAGTGAGCTACAGATAACTGTGAATGCTGGATaacttaaaatagtttttaattgtttttaattgttttcatgCCTATCATATCCACCCTATTGCAACTAAAAAGAAGTCACACATGCCCACACTATCTGTCATATTTGGTTATGGGATCTCAGAGTACGAAATGAGTCGAAATGTCCACCATAGCAGATTTTGGAATAAGCGAGGCTCAGTAAAAAGCAGGAAATTCAGATTTGATTAAAAGTTAAGAGCAAACCTCCAATATTTGGGCTCAGACCATAATTATGTTTGCCCTAATatctgccttccttccctcctgccAGAGCTGCCCTTTCCTCCTGAAAATTATCTGGCAATATCTGTGTTTATGTTAAGCCTGACTGCTGCAATAGTCTGGCGCAGTCAGAAACTCTGGATAAACCTCAATGCCCAGGAAGCTTGGAAAATGGTAAGACACTGAGAGCTTGGCAGCTAGACTGCTAAGTTTCTTGTTCTGGTCATGTTGCAGCAATGATCCAATCTAATCTAAAACAAAGTAGCTGAGTCCACATCTAGTCCATGGCCAAGTTTAAGTTTAGCTCACTTTTCCCCCTCCAAATAAACTTGGTCTCatttaagctttttaaaaaatcacaattgaACCATTTATTATTCTTAAATACTATTTACACAGAGTATAAAAGAAGAATCTCCTAGAGCATTACTCAGACCACCTCCTAGAGGAATCAACTCCCACCCCAAAGCATATCAGTGTTCACCACTATATAACATATTAACCCGCATAGATCTTAGTGAAAGATTGGAGTCACAGGACAGAAACCCAGCATACAAGTGAACTGGTGATATGCATGCTACTGTACTTCCACCATGAGTTTCCATATTTGTGGTTCACATTAAAAGAAAGTGCACATTATCTGTTCTCTTTAAGACATAATTCTGTGAGGAACCATACTCATGGAAGCAATTAAGCAGATGCCAGGGTGAATATGCAGTTGTCTTCCTAGTCCAAATGTATGGTCATGCATTGACACTCCACAACTTGTCTGATCTTCTTTCTCATCCTTGGGGGCAAACGGTCTGGGCAGTGCAGTGTCACTGAGGTGGTGATGAATTTCTTTGGTTTGCAGAAGGAACAGGACTGAAAAACACCTCTCTCATCATTGATGTGCCACGGGATATAGAAGGAATTACATTGCCCATAACAGAATCTATTGATAAAGCTGTAGCTGTTGCAGCCTTCCTCATGAATGGTTTGCTTGAGTGTCTGTGTTTTACACCAGCCTTGATTCACATAGTCTCTCTTTGTAATATAAAAGGTGCCCAAATCTGATTTCACTGTATCAGAGTTCGATTCCGGTGCCTTTTGAGGAGGAGGAGTTTTTACTTTCTCTTCATCAGTTCCGCTGGAGTTCATCAGTACCAACCATTCCTGGGCCAGTTCTCTGTCGTTGGCCAGCATTTTACCAAGTTCTTCATCAAGAATAACACCTTCTGTAGCTTGGATGGTCTCACCCTTCACTGTGAGTAGCAGAAACCCTAACAGAATAAGGATTTGAACAATAGGAACTCTGCAATCCATCCTAGAAGCAAAGCAGAGAAAGAAATTCAGTCACTTTCACATCAACCACAAATTAAACCTCAGGCTCACATAGAATGGCTTCTCTATTACATGTCTTGCAACCTCCTATTTCAGAATCTTGATTTCTCAGATCATTGACTAGCATTAGATGGCAAAATACCTAAGTAACTAAGTAGATAGCAACCTTTGTAGCAAACAAGAAATATTATCCCCTCCCCCGCAAAAAAGGACGCctcaagaaataaaattacattagatGTGATAGCTAAAATTGTCCTTTGTAGGGTTGGTTTTTCTCTTGCAAATTgtgactttatttttaaaaatgtgtggagCTTTCAGAAATGACATTCCTTAAGCAAGGGTAGAGCAAAATGTAACATTGTTATACTACAATTCCCTTCAACCTCAGGCTGTCTATCCATTAGATATACCACCTGGAAAACAACTTTTATCCAGCGCTCTTTTTAGTCTATAACACCCAGTGATTCGTTAGTTAATGAAATCTCATGGATTTCATTATGAGAAAGACTTTGAGTTTTAACATTCTACTTGCTTGTGAGTAATGTTCAATCTTGGAAAAACTTCAATTCTTAAAGATAAAATGAGAATAATCACCAATAAAATGTTCAAAGTACAGAACTGCAAGTTTCATATTTAAGTCAAATATCCAACAAAATGTTGAGATtcggatctttttttaaaaaaaaaacaacaacagtgcatctacactgtaaaattaatgcagtttgatgccactttaactgccttagcccaatactatggaatcatgggagcttcagttttacaagatcttcaacCTTTTCCACCAACAGATCTGGCACctctccaaactgcaactcccaggattccatagcattgagctatggcaattaaagtggtgttacactgcattaattctaccataaaAATGCACCCTAGAATTAAGTCAGCTAGCATTTTGGCTGGTCTGCTCAGTCTACAGCTTTCAAATGAGTTGAACATCTTTATCTGAAAATGTAATGTCCTTGTTTTTTCTGAttcaagcccatttcaaagcactgCTTATTTTTTCATAAGACCAACCTTGATCAAAGTTGCTTGGAGTGTTATTGGTGAAGAAACACAATGGAGCTGGAATAAAAATGCCTAAAGTGTTACTTTACatcagttactttaaaaaaatgtcagtgtgaagattaaaaaataaaattagcattAAGAAACACTAGCAGAAATGGCTTAAGTAAACAATGAGTTTCATATTCCCAAAACAAGTAATAATACATGCAACTTGGTTTTTATACTTCCTGCTTCAATGCTTCCCTGTATAACTAACACCTACTTCAAGGGAAGCTGAATTGAATATAAATACTTGGAGACAGATTAATTGCAAGTCATGTTCTATGTATTTTTTTTAGGCTACCCTGATTCAGATGTGGATTATTGTATTATGGAGCCTTAGGCTATGGAAAAGAATTAAGAACTTTTTAACTACAATAGATTTGTATTTTTCAGAGCATAGCtgtggagagagagaaagtgtgcGGGAGGAAACTTGGCAATCTATTGAACTGCCATCCTAAATATCAAAAGCCTAACAACAAGTATaacacaaaaaagagagaaaattcaAGCTGCAAGCAGTACCTTCCTATAGTGAAGGATATTTTCCTTTTCAAGGACAAGctacaaagaaagaaaacaaatttgaaGTAATATTCATAACATCATCTGTTCCAATTATTATACTCATTTTATAATATGATTGAAAAACCCACAGATAACATTTTAACATTGTTATTTCATCACTTAACAATCCCATTTAATAataccaaacttaaaatttaacaATACTTGcaacaaaagattttaaaacagaaacattttttaGCCAAGTACATACCTTTCCAAAGGACGTCCTCTGGGAGAAACGAGTTTAAGCCAAATTCTTCCCTGTTTTATATATAAAACAGTGAATGCCAATTAGCTAATAATTGAGTACAAACACCAGACCTTTGGCAGTTTTTCAAAAAGAGTTTCTCTCAAGTAATCCTTCTACAGAGCTACAAGTACTTATGAGGAAACCTCTGAAGAAGCAAACCTTCACGGTATTCATCTTGTGATTCTTCAAATTTGTTTAAGGGGGAGAGGTTGTATttttatgaggctgagagagtgttactTCCTCCAAGGTGggtcatggctgaatggggatttgatcCCTGAATTTACTCTAGTTAGGACAATCAAACAGGACTCTAACCATGTGTTTTTCAGATGTCTCAGGATTTTttgttgtgtcagaagcaaacatactggaagttgcttctggtgtgagagaatcagctgtctacagagacattgtccaTGGGATGCCCAAatatattaccatcctgctgggaggcctctctcatgtcccccacatgggaagctagagctgacagatgggagctcactccgtctcgtGCGATTCAAACCCTCAACGTTTAGATCAgcaattcagccagcacaagggtttaagcgaacgaacccaaagggtgctcaccaatgcgtcgtcttcatcatggaaagaagtgacaagtggagtgccgcagggctccgtcctgggcccggttctgttcaacatctttattaacgacttagacgaagggttagaaggcacgatcatcaagtttgcagatgacacaaaactaggagggatagctaacactccagaagacaggagcagaattcaaaacgatcttgacagactagagagatgggccaaaactaacaaaatgaagttcaacagggacaaatgcaagatacttcactttggcagaaaaaatggaaatcaaagatacagaatgggggacgcctggcttgacagcagtgtgtgcgaaaaagaccttggagtcctcgtggacaacaagttaaacatgagccaacaatgtgatgcggctgctaaaaaagccaataggattctggcctgcatcaataggggaatagcatctagatccagggaagtcatgctccccctctattctgccttggtcagaccacacctggaatactgtgtccaattttgggcaccacagttgaagggagatgttgacaagctggaaagcgtccagaggagggcgactaaaatgatcaagggtctggagaacaagccctatgaggagcggcttaaagagctgggcatgtttagcctgcagaagagaaggctgagaggagacatgatagccatgtacaaatacgtgaagggaagtcatagggaagagggagcaagcttgttttctgctgccctgcagactaggacacggaacaatggcttcaaactacaggaaaggagattccacctgaacatcaggaagaaccaaTTCAAaaccactgtgagagctgttcgacagtggaactctctccccggggccgtggtggaggctccttccttggaggcttttaagcagaggctggatggccatctgtcgggggtgctttgaatgcgatttcctgcttcttagcagggggttggactagatggcccatgtggtctcttccaactctactattctatgattctatgattctatgaacccattgtgccaccgtgatTCCTTATGGCTCAGGGTGCATTCAGTCTAATACAAGCAGTccgcaagttacaaacaagataagttttgtaggtttgctcctaagttgaatttgtttgtaagtaaaaacaggtacattttgaaagtgtaactccagccaataacTTTCTccatttaaatttggattttaaaTGTTAGGTGTTTTCTTTTTACTGTGTACTCTACTCTGTAGAGCAAGATACAATTAAACAGACAACTCAAAGCCACCAAGGAAACTTACTAAACTGAGATGAAAGTTTACTGAAAACATGcttctgtttctttaaaaaatcatgtttcaTGGATCCAGGTGAGTTCATGTTCCCAACAAGATTAATGTGACCAGGAGCTTGTATTTGATAACCTCTCCATTGTGCTGTTGATGGTAGTGAGATGACCAACCTCTTCTCAGCTGTGAGAGGAACAATTAGCAGGGAGCCACTACTCATTAAGTAAAACTGAACATAGGCAGGCCAGCAAGATATTTTCCTAACATCACTGCCAGAAAGAGTCCAAAAATTAGGTgtgtattttaaaacattgtaaaagatttctctctccccccccccccccccaaagattaaGTCTGTTGTTATGGCTGATGAGTCTTACCAATTCAAAACCAAGCCATTACACAATATATTGGTTCCAGGGCAGATAGATTATAAAAACATGTTACTGCTGGATGAACACATTTGACTTCTAAACACTATAGATATGACAGCTAAATTAATTGTGGTGTGTGCAGCCTTCCCGATTTGACAGGGACAATCCCAGTTGTCTTACTTTTAAAGTGTCCTGGTTTCTCTctcctactactactatttgttttcctttatGAAGACAattgcttacttcagttgctgcaaactgagtgaaAAGTCAGTATGCTTAATGAAGAGGAGAGATGGGGTGGAATTTTGCCCTTCCCTATTGGCACAAAcaaaggagaggctgcagcagctggcttaatttgtatatttgtaattttagatcacactttgatgttgcttcACCATTTGTATCCCTCTTTTTATCTGAGAAATATTACAGAGCCTATGAGGGTGGGTGAGTGATGCCGTAATTCCTTCTCATAAAGAAAAATGTGTCAGGACTTTGACCCTTTGAACCTAGATCTGCTGTACCTCTGGCAGTTTTAACAGACAAATATGACAACTGCTTGATATCCTTTTCAcatatactgaccatttaatgcagtttcaaatagatattaaaccactgagctgctgaacgtgctgactgaaaggtcgccgATTTGAATCAGGGGAGGAGGGTAagctcccgccgttagccccagcttttgccaacctagcagtttgaaaacatgccaatgtcagtagatcaataggtaccgctctgatgggaacgtaacagcattccatgcagtcatactggccacatgaccttggaggtggctacggacaatgctggctctttggcttagaaatggagatgagcatcaacccctagagttggatacaattaaacttaatgtcaggggaaaacctttacctttaccaagtttcattgtgcagatgattacattggaaatcctagaaccagtttgaagcccaggtggtgattatacaaaccacagagTACTATTATGCCTTAAGAGCTTTCTTTCTCATCATTTTATTGGAGTTTGCTATCTGGCTATCACAGTTTGAAGccaacttcaaactgcattaaatggtcaatgtagatgcagcATTAGCAGAGACAACAGAAGGTTCATCAAATGGGAAGTACAAATATATTGGAGACAGTTACTTCCAAAATCTCAAATTGTTCCAAAAGCTCAGTGCACCTGGTACAAAACAAGGTAGCTATGTTTCtatctatagaatcatagaatcatagaatagtagagttggaagagacctcatgggccatccagtccaaccccccgccaagaagcaggaaatcgcattcaaagcacccccgacagatggccatccagactctgcttaagagcctccaaagaaggagccgccaccacagtctgggggagagagttccactgcagaacagctctcactgtgaggaagttcttcctgatgttcaagtggaatctcctttcctgtagtttgaagccatcgttccgtgtcctagtctgcagggcagcagaaaacaagcttgctccctcctccctatgacttcccttcacatatttgtacatggctgtcatgtctcctctcagccttctcttctgcaggctaaacatgcccagctctttaagccgctcctcatagggcttgttctccagacccttaatcattttagtcgccctcctctgtatgctttccagcttgtcaatatctcccttcaactgcggtgcccaaaattggacacagtattccaggtgtggtctgaccaaagcagaatagagggggagcatgacttccctggatctagatgctattcccctattgatgcaggccagaatcccattggcttttttaactgccacatcacattgttggctcatgtttaacttgttgtccacgaggactccaaggtcttttttgcacacactgctgtcaagccaggcgtcccccattctgtatctttgcattccattttttctgcctaagtgaagtatcttgcatttatccctgttgaacttcattttgttagtttcggctaaCAAGCTCTTGACTAACTATCTTTGCTCAGTGATGTTTCTAAAGGCCAGCCTTAACTGGAGCACTTTTCAACTTACCGTACTATATAACACATATAGGCAGCATAGCCCTCCATATGAAGCAGGACTGCATCTCTCATCCATACCATAGGCAATGATGGAGGATTCTGAGTGCTGTAATCCCACAACTGGAGGTCTACCATTGTTATATAAAGAGGTTTGTTTCTTGAGTCACTGTTGCAATTCTTGATCACACTTAGATGCTGTTCATGGCATTTTGTATTATCACTTTTGAGAGGAACGAGTCTAATAATACAGTGAAGCCATTCATTCTTAACTGAGCAACAGTATGATAATGTTTCTATCCCAAAGCATCCACTAATGACTGGATGATCTCAGTATGTAATTACATTACTAAAAATTCATTTTTCAAACTCTGAGTAAGGTTTGTAGTACTTTTCCCTGAACGCAGCAGAAAGGATCGATAgattaaactatgaattttaactaATTTTGGAATATATACCATGTAAATTTTTCATGTTTCTTGAGTCACTACTGCAATTCTTCATTTAGAGGCTGTTAATGGTAATAAAAATATATCTTGCAACATTACTTTTCAGAGGGATGAGTATTATGATATAGTAAAGCAATTCATACTTATCTGAGCAATGGTAGGATCATGCTttgtgtcccaaaacatctgcctGTGACTGCATGATCTCAGTATGTAATTACATTGATTAAAATTCATTCTTTAAAATCTGCGCAAAGTTTGTAGTTCTCTTTCCTGAGCCACAATTGATAGATTAAACTATGCATTTTAACTCAT contains:
- the LOC107982815 gene encoding gremlin-1-like, whose translation is MDCRVPIVQILILLGFLLLTVKGETIQATEGVILDEELGKMLANDRELAQEWLVLMNSSGTDEEKVKTPPPQKAPESNSDTVKSDLGTFYITKRDYVNQGWCKTQTLKQTIHEEGCNSYSFINRFCYGQCNSFYIPWHINDERGVFQSCSFCKPKKFITTSVTLHCPDRLPPRMRKKIRQVVECQCMTIHLD